From Paenibacillus graminis, a single genomic window includes:
- a CDS encoding alpha/beta fold hydrolase: MNQVKTEKKSSKRIWKKLLLFVLSAIILLIGSGFLYEAIASNAAKKHYPPPGKLVDAGGFKLHIHKQGAGSPTIILESGSGETSLSWRDIPDQLAESATVVSYDRAGYAWSESSPNERTGANIVHELHNALMNEGLPGPYLVVGHSLGGMYARLFTQTYRDDVMGLVLVDARPENDERETAAILKAEKFAGNPSSAILTLLKRSGVMRLFQDSLLKGMVAKEDRGNFINVISTPSYFTAKEQEGALASSTEDAIRGQNFGALPVRIIARGLPQDYASFGFSEAGGKQLEAIWQAGQRSMLKLSTDSKLTIAEKSGHMIIHDQPELVIETIRSLLKQK; this comes from the coding sequence ATGAATCAGGTTAAAACTGAGAAAAAATCATCAAAACGCATATGGAAAAAGCTGCTGCTATTTGTTTTGTCTGCAATAATCCTCCTTATTGGATCAGGATTTCTGTACGAAGCTATAGCCTCAAATGCTGCCAAAAAGCATTATCCACCGCCAGGAAAACTGGTAGATGCAGGAGGCTTCAAACTGCATATCCATAAACAAGGTGCCGGGAGCCCCACCATCATTCTCGAATCGGGGAGCGGTGAGACCAGCTTATCGTGGAGAGATATCCCTGACCAGCTGGCTGAATCCGCCACTGTGGTCAGTTATGACCGGGCTGGTTATGCCTGGAGCGAGTCTTCCCCTAACGAACGCACCGGCGCTAATATCGTCCATGAGCTGCATAACGCACTTATGAATGAAGGATTACCCGGCCCATATCTGGTTGTAGGCCATTCCCTGGGCGGAATGTACGCCCGCCTTTTCACTCAGACTTACAGGGATGACGTCATGGGCCTAGTACTGGTTGATGCCAGACCGGAGAATGACGAACGGGAGACGGCAGCCATTCTGAAAGCAGAGAAATTCGCCGGGAATCCATCATCCGCCATCCTCACCCTTCTGAAGCGCTCTGGAGTTATGCGGTTGTTCCAGGACAGCCTGCTGAAAGGTATGGTAGCGAAGGAAGACCGGGGCAACTTCATTAACGTCATATCTACACCAAGCTATTTTACCGCCAAGGAGCAAGAGGGAGCCTTGGCAAGCTCCACCGAGGATGCGATCCGCGGACAAAATTTCGGCGCTCTTCCGGTACGCATCATTGCCCGGGGGCTACCTCAGGACTATGCTTCATTCGGGTTCTCCGAAGCAGGCGGCAAGCAGCTTGAAGCCATTTGGCAAGCCGGGCAGCGCAGCATGCTGAAGCTCTCTACAGACAGCAAACTCACAATTGCCGAAAAAAGCGGCCATATGATTATTCATGATCAGCCTGAGCTGGTGATCGAAACGATACGCAGCTTATTGAAACAGAAATAA
- the pstB gene encoding phosphate ABC transporter ATP-binding protein PstB, whose product MGIAEPVVRESFQTEDLSIFYGTYEAVKGISLPFAQNTVTALIGPSGCGKSTFLRSLNRMNDEISGSTTKGSIWIDGVDINAPGTDVIKLRQKIGMVWQKPNPFYKSIYDNIAFGPKYHGIKGKAALDEIVESSLRRAALWDEVKDRLKDSALALSGGQQQRLCIARALSVNPQILLLDEPASALDPVSTGKVEELIKELKEELRIVIVTHNMQQAARISDFTAYFYLGSLVEYDKTEKVFSNPENQMTQEYIMGRFG is encoded by the coding sequence ATGGGTATAGCGGAACCGGTGGTGCGCGAATCCTTCCAGACAGAGGACTTGAGCATATTTTACGGCACTTATGAAGCAGTTAAGGGGATTAGCCTCCCCTTTGCTCAGAATACAGTTACAGCACTGATCGGCCCTTCAGGCTGCGGCAAATCGACCTTTCTCCGCTCGCTGAACCGGATGAACGATGAAATCTCCGGTTCGACCACGAAGGGGAGCATCTGGATCGACGGTGTGGATATCAATGCTCCGGGCACGGATGTCATCAAGCTTCGTCAGAAAATCGGCATGGTCTGGCAGAAGCCCAATCCGTTCTATAAATCAATTTACGACAACATCGCATTTGGTCCTAAATATCACGGCATCAAAGGTAAAGCGGCTTTGGATGAAATCGTGGAGAGCAGTCTGCGCCGCGCCGCGCTGTGGGACGAAGTTAAGGACCGGCTGAAGGATTCAGCGCTCGCCTTGTCCGGCGGGCAGCAGCAGCGTCTCTGCATTGCCCGGGCATTGTCGGTTAATCCGCAGATTCTTCTGCTGGATGAACCCGCTTCTGCGCTCGACCCGGTATCAACCGGCAAAGTGGAAGAACTGATTAAGGAACTGAAGGAGGAACTGCGGATTGTTATTGTAACGCACAATATGCAGCAAGCCGCGCGAATCTCTGATTTTACGGCTTACTTCTATCTGGGTTCGCTTGTGGAGTATGACAAAACAGAGAAGGTATTCAGCAATCCCGAGAATCAAATGACCCAAGAGTATATTATGGGCCGCTTCGGCTGA
- the pstA gene encoding phosphate ABC transporter permease PstA → MKPRTADKIATVLIVFFALLIVAILVGLLGYILIRGLNHISWDFLTSAPQKIRAGGGVGPQLFNSIYLLVLTLVITVPLGLGAGIFMAEYARPGKLTNFIRLIVEVLSSFPSIVVGLFGLLLIVNTFDLGFSLVSGALALTFFNLPLMVRITEQAFRTVPKQQKEAGFALGLSKWKIVTTVLFPVALPTIITGTILSAGRVFGEAAALMFTAGMSSPRLDFTNWNPSSPTSPLNPFRPAETLAVHIWKINSEGLAPDAVQIAAGASAVLVITVLIFNLAARYFGRVIYRKLTASKRMS, encoded by the coding sequence TTGAAGCCGAGAACCGCAGACAAAATTGCCACAGTGCTTATTGTATTTTTCGCATTACTCATCGTAGCTATCCTGGTCGGACTGCTTGGTTACATTCTTATTCGTGGCCTTAACCACATCAGCTGGGATTTCCTAACCTCGGCACCGCAAAAGATCCGTGCAGGCGGAGGTGTCGGTCCACAATTGTTCAACTCGATCTACCTGCTGGTGCTGACACTGGTCATAACCGTACCGCTAGGTCTTGGCGCTGGAATTTTCATGGCGGAATATGCCCGTCCAGGCAAGCTGACCAACTTCATCCGCCTGATCGTGGAGGTATTGTCTTCTTTTCCCTCGATCGTTGTCGGCTTGTTCGGTCTCTTGCTGATCGTGAACACGTTTGACCTTGGCTTCTCCCTGGTCTCGGGTGCGCTGGCACTGACCTTCTTCAATCTCCCGCTAATGGTGCGTATTACAGAACAGGCTTTCCGCACAGTACCCAAGCAGCAGAAGGAAGCAGGTTTTGCCCTTGGGTTATCCAAGTGGAAGATCGTAACCACTGTGCTGTTTCCGGTCGCGCTGCCGACCATTATCACCGGAACCATCCTGTCGGCGGGCCGTGTCTTCGGGGAAGCGGCAGCGCTGATGTTCACGGCGGGCATGAGCAGTCCGCGTCTGGATTTCACGAACTGGAATCCGTCCAGCCCGACTTCACCGCTGAATCCTTTCCGTCCGGCCGAAACACTGGCTGTGCACATCTGGAAGATCAACAGTGAAGGCCTGGCCCCGGATGCCGTACAGATTGCAGCCGGTGCTTCGGCTGTACTCGTCATTACGGTGCTTATTTTCAATCTGGCGGCGCGTTACTTCGGCCGCGTAATTTACCGCAAGCTTACGGCATCCAAAAGAATGAGCTAA
- the pstC gene encoding phosphate ABC transporter permease subunit PstC: MRVKPKKTRIEKHHLEDFVGRAYMSFCVLLLIVIIVSMVYFVASKGISTFTSGDVKISEFLFGTKWSPEGDTPSYGAFPFIAGSFLVTLIAALIASPLSICAALFMTEIVPGWGKKLLQPVIELLSGIPSVVYGFVGLSVIVPFLRNTFPGQGIGVAAGALVLSVMILPTITSVAADALASLPQNLKESSFALGATRWQTIARVILPTTFPAIMTGVVLGMARAFGEALAVQMVIGNAPFVPKSLFESASTLTSVITLSMGNTTMGSPQNNALWSMALVLMLMTFIFVLLVRMLERRNKI, translated from the coding sequence TTGAGGGTAAAACCGAAGAAAACCAGGATCGAAAAACATCATTTAGAAGATTTTGTAGGACGTGCTTACATGTCCTTTTGTGTACTGCTATTGATCGTGATCATTGTTTCAATGGTATATTTTGTAGCTTCCAAGGGAATTTCCACTTTCACTAGCGGAGATGTCAAAATCTCGGAATTCCTGTTCGGCACCAAATGGTCGCCTGAAGGGGACACGCCCTCGTACGGAGCATTTCCATTCATCGCCGGTTCCTTTCTGGTTACGCTGATTGCTGCATTGATTGCAAGTCCGCTAAGCATCTGTGCCGCGCTGTTCATGACCGAGATTGTCCCCGGCTGGGGGAAAAAGCTGCTGCAGCCGGTCATCGAGCTGTTATCGGGTATTCCATCGGTTGTTTATGGTTTTGTAGGCTTAAGCGTCATCGTTCCTTTTCTGCGTAATACGTTCCCCGGCCAGGGCATCGGGGTTGCTGCAGGCGCGCTTGTCCTGTCGGTTATGATCCTGCCGACGATTACGAGCGTGGCTGCAGACGCGCTGGCTTCATTGCCGCAAAACCTGAAAGAATCCTCTTTTGCGCTCGGTGCCACCCGCTGGCAGACTATTGCCCGTGTGATTCTTCCGACTACGTTCCCGGCGATTATGACGGGGGTGGTGCTGGGGATGGCCCGTGCGTTCGGTGAAGCCCTTGCTGTGCAAATGGTGATCGGGAATGCGCCCTTTGTACCGAAATCGCTCTTTGAATCTGCTTCAACCCTGACCAGTGTAATTACACTGAGCATGGGCAACACCACGATGGGTTCACCGCAAAATAACGCGCTGTGGAGTATGGCGCTGGTTCTTATGCTGATGACATTTATCTTTGTCCTCCTCGTAAGAATGCTTGAAAGGAGAAATAAAATTTGA
- a CDS encoding phosphate ABC transporter substrate-binding protein, whose protein sequence is MQFRKTWVMALALTSVVALSACGNNNGGNNAATNNGGTNAAATNAPTETSSGADLSGSILASGSTALQPLVEQVAEKFMETNKGVDIQVQGGGSGTGLTQVAEKQVDIGNSDVFAEEKLKDADAEKAKALVDHQVAVVAIAAVSHPDAGVDSLTKQQLVDIFTGKVTNWKEVGGKDQKIQIINRPSSSGTRATFEGFALGTKTEDLQGSIQEDSSGTVKKMIGETPGAIGYLALSYLDDSVKTLNYDGVEPSVDNVVSGKYPVWAYEHMYTNGEPNETVKAFLDYIMTPEVQTGDVVELGYIPASQMQVSRDVAGTVTKK, encoded by the coding sequence ATGCAATTTAGAAAAACGTGGGTCATGGCTTTGGCATTAACAAGTGTAGTAGCACTTTCGGCATGCGGCAACAACAACGGAGGAAACAATGCAGCAACCAATAATGGAGGAACTAACGCAGCTGCCACAAACGCTCCAACAGAAACAAGCAGCGGCGCAGATTTGAGCGGATCTATTCTGGCTTCGGGCTCCACAGCACTTCAGCCGCTGGTTGAGCAGGTAGCTGAGAAATTCATGGAAACCAACAAAGGTGTTGACATCCAGGTGCAAGGCGGAGGGAGCGGTACAGGGCTGACACAGGTTGCCGAGAAGCAAGTGGATATTGGTAACTCTGATGTGTTTGCCGAAGAAAAGTTAAAGGATGCCGATGCCGAAAAAGCAAAAGCTCTCGTTGACCACCAGGTAGCGGTTGTAGCGATTGCAGCGGTTTCCCATCCGGATGCAGGTGTGGATTCCTTGACGAAGCAACAGCTTGTCGACATCTTCACCGGCAAAGTAACAAACTGGAAAGAGGTTGGCGGCAAGGACCAAAAAATCCAGATCATCAACCGCCCAAGCAGCTCCGGCACACGTGCTACCTTTGAAGGCTTCGCGCTCGGAACCAAGACAGAAGATCTCCAAGGTTCGATCCAAGAGGATTCCTCCGGTACTGTTAAGAAAATGATCGGCGAAACACCGGGAGCGATTGGTTATCTGGCACTGTCTTACTTGGATGATTCAGTAAAAACACTGAATTATGACGGCGTTGAACCATCCGTTGATAACGTAGTCTCCGGCAAATATCCGGTATGGGCTTACGAGCACATGTACACTAACGGCGAACCGAATGAAACTGTAAAAGCATTCCTCGATTATATCATGACCCCTGAAGTGCAAACAGGCGATGTAGTGGAACTGGGATACATCCCTGCTTCGCAAATGCAGGTTTCCCGCGATGTGGCAGGAACAGTTACTAAGAAGTAA
- a CDS encoding LysR family transcriptional regulator, with the protein MNIVKLQIVVLIEKYKKVTDVAAEMGLKQPTVSFHMKSLENELGTPLFQYRSGRVLLTDAGRTLYQYAARIVALTADAERSMKQYSTLASGHLQVEAGYVPGTYLLPKTVSQFVRQYPDLDISLTVQPETTIRERLRSREIQLAVLHSTEGQDSSFETRSLARNEAVLVFAPGHSFGEIKNLSAEQLVLEPWIQHEPASFLRGIADEWAQLNGVRVWGHAVLNSPEAVKGMVREGGGVGLFPVAGIKAEAASGSLRYLPLPGVQPDHGEFVLAWRKDYPLTPLQKAFVELAAAPAEEE; encoded by the coding sequence ATGAATATTGTTAAACTTCAAATTGTAGTTCTGATTGAAAAATATAAAAAGGTTACGGATGTAGCCGCCGAAATGGGATTGAAGCAGCCTACGGTATCCTTTCATATGAAAAGCCTGGAAAATGAGCTGGGCACTCCGCTCTTTCAATACCGAAGCGGACGGGTGCTGCTGACCGACGCCGGACGGACCCTTTACCAATATGCAGCCAGAATTGTCGCGCTAACCGCTGACGCAGAGCGCAGCATGAAGCAATATTCCACCCTTGCTTCCGGCCACCTGCAGGTGGAAGCAGGCTATGTGCCTGGTACCTATCTTTTGCCCAAAACGGTTTCGCAATTCGTCCGCCAATACCCGGATCTCGATATTTCACTGACGGTGCAGCCCGAGACAACGATTCGTGAGCGGCTGCGGAGCCGGGAAATTCAACTGGCGGTTCTGCACAGTACGGAGGGGCAGGACAGTTCTTTTGAGACACGAAGCCTCGCCCGCAATGAAGCTGTGCTGGTGTTCGCGCCAGGGCATTCATTTGGAGAGATCAAGAATCTGTCTGCGGAGCAGCTTGTGCTGGAGCCATGGATACAGCATGAGCCCGCCTCGTTCCTGCGCGGAATCGCTGATGAGTGGGCCCAGCTGAACGGGGTCAGGGTATGGGGGCATGCAGTGCTGAATTCACCGGAGGCTGTCAAAGGAATGGTCCGCGAAGGCGGCGGTGTGGGGCTGTTCCCAGTGGCGGGAATCAAGGCTGAGGCCGCTTCAGGAAGCTTGCGTTATCTGCCATTACCGGGTGTTCAGCCGGATCATGGCGAATTCGTGCTGGCTTGGCGGAAGGATTATCCGCTGACCCCGTTGCAGAAGGCTTTTGTAGAGCTGGCAGCCGCTCCTGCCGAAGAGGAATAG
- a CDS encoding class I SAM-dependent methyltransferase, whose protein sequence is MNEHEQASNATNPADQTEKHIVVPSSEELWNEDTYAAWTTRFGSPAEAAAKLMKDPAAKLYPLLNYLGEIRGKKIINLMGSSGMKAVALGLLGAEVSVADFSEANARYAGELAEAAGVPLAYTVSDVLKLPEELLNHTYDIVFAEMGIVHYFTDLAPFMDTVCQLLTPGGRFVLRDFHPVTTKLISSKGSTAKVRKHKVSGDYFDTALEEKKVSYSKYLPASGGAEGDGKNSVVYWRRWTLGEIVTAAARSGLVIRELAEEPNLSSDIYDKGIPKTFALVAETM, encoded by the coding sequence ATGAACGAACATGAACAAGCTTCAAATGCTACAAATCCAGCGGATCAGACCGAAAAACACATAGTTGTCCCATCCAGTGAAGAACTGTGGAACGAGGATACCTATGCGGCCTGGACTACCCGGTTTGGCAGTCCTGCAGAGGCGGCGGCAAAGCTCATGAAAGACCCTGCTGCCAAACTTTATCCCTTGCTGAACTATCTCGGTGAGATTCGCGGTAAAAAAATAATAAATCTCATGGGCTCGAGCGGCATGAAGGCCGTGGCACTCGGGCTGCTGGGAGCAGAGGTGAGTGTGGCCGATTTCTCGGAAGCCAATGCCCGCTATGCCGGCGAACTGGCGGAAGCGGCAGGTGTTCCGCTGGCCTACACCGTGTCCGACGTGCTGAAGCTGCCGGAGGAACTGCTGAACCATACATATGATATTGTTTTTGCCGAGATGGGAATTGTGCATTACTTTACAGATCTGGCACCTTTTATGGATACGGTATGCCAGCTGCTCACTCCCGGAGGCCGGTTCGTCCTGCGGGATTTCCATCCCGTGACGACGAAACTGATTTCCTCGAAAGGATCTACTGCCAAGGTCCGCAAGCATAAGGTGAGCGGCGACTATTTTGACACTGCACTGGAAGAAAAGAAGGTATCCTATTCCAAATATCTGCCTGCTTCGGGAGGAGCGGAGGGAGACGGCAAGAACAGTGTCGTTTACTGGCGGCGCTGGACGCTGGGAGAGATTGTGACCGCAGCAGCCAGAAGCGGCCTGGTCATCCGAGAATTGGCCGAAGAGCCCAATTTATCTTCCGATATATACGATAAAGGGATTCCCAAGACCTTCGCTTTGGTGGCGGAGACCATGTAG
- a CDS encoding DMT family transporter, with product MNATKPPVPVPLLMLAGIVAISFSAIFIKWSAAPASVQGMYRLLFTSLLMLPFARPYSGAAFALRRKDWLLLGASGVLLALHFLLWMGSLKYTSVASSTMIMALEPLFIMLGAYILYKDRSTRAAILGLAIAIFGVVCIGWGDIGLSSDNLKGDLLSVGGTVAVAGHLLIGQKLVARMPSYLYSLIVFISAAVVFAVYNLLAGISFVNYPPREWGIFILLAVVPTVFGHILFNWLLQFTSATTVSMNILGEPVGASILAFLLLGEELTGLQWTGGLLVMGGLAVYLLSGRKKAVKVHESLQSAS from the coding sequence GTGAATGCTACAAAACCGCCCGTTCCTGTCCCGCTTCTGATGCTGGCTGGAATTGTGGCTATCTCGTTTTCTGCGATTTTCATTAAATGGTCGGCGGCCCCGGCTTCTGTTCAGGGAATGTACCGGCTGCTCTTCACCTCGCTGCTGATGCTGCCCTTTGCCCGGCCTTACAGCGGAGCAGCCTTTGCCCTGCGCCGTAAAGACTGGCTGCTGCTTGGTGCCTCCGGCGTGCTGCTGGCTCTGCATTTTCTGCTGTGGATGGGCTCGCTGAAATATACCTCTGTTGCCAGCTCCACAATGATTATGGCGCTCGAACCATTATTTATTATGCTTGGAGCTTACATACTGTATAAGGATAGAAGTACAAGAGCGGCTATACTGGGTTTAGCAATCGCCATCTTTGGCGTTGTTTGCATCGGATGGGGGGACATCGGCCTGTCTTCGGATAACCTGAAAGGTGATTTGCTGTCTGTTGGCGGTACCGTGGCGGTTGCCGGCCATTTGCTGATCGGGCAGAAGCTTGTTGCACGTATGCCTTCGTACCTCTACAGTCTGATCGTATTTATCTCCGCAGCCGTGGTTTTTGCTGTTTATAATCTGCTGGCCGGCATTTCTTTTGTGAATTATCCTCCGCGGGAGTGGGGCATTTTTATTTTGTTAGCTGTGGTGCCCACGGTATTCGGTCATATCCTGTTCAATTGGCTGCTGCAGTTTACTTCGGCCACTACCGTTTCAATGAATATCCTTGGGGAGCCTGTGGGGGCAAGCATTCTGGCCTTTTTGCTGCTGGGCGAGGAGCTTACCGGATTGCAATGGACCGGAGGGCTGCTGGTAATGGGCGGACTTGCTGTATACTTATTATCAGGGCGTAAAAAAGCGGTGAAGGTTCACGAATCCCTTCAGAGCGCATCTTGA
- a CDS encoding zinc-dependent alcohol dehydrogenase translates to MRAVTYQGKRKVEVKEVADAKLEKKDDIIVRVTSTAICGSDLHIYNGEIPGMHDDYIIGHEPMGIVEDVGPEVTKVKKGDRVIVPFNVACGQCFFCQHEMESQCDHANDAKDTGGYLGYSDTYGGFAGGQAELLRVPFGNFGPFVVPEDAEVEDEQLMFLSDIVPTAWWGVENAGVKPGDTVIVLGCGPVGLLTQKFAWIKGASRVIAVDHVPYRLQHAKQTNNVETFNFETTKDIKTHLKEITRGGADVVIDCVGLDAKKTVMEKVETTLMLQGGSLGAFRIATEVVRKFGTIQLVGVYGLNYNMFPLGQLFERNITLKMGQAPVIHYMPALYQMIKDEVFDPTDIITHRLPLSRAEHGYKVFDGKEEDCIKVVLKP, encoded by the coding sequence ATGAGAGCAGTTACTTATCAAGGAAAAAGAAAAGTGGAAGTCAAAGAAGTTGCCGACGCAAAGCTTGAGAAAAAGGATGACATTATCGTGCGTGTTACCTCCACCGCCATCTGTGGTTCGGACCTTCATATTTACAACGGAGAGATTCCGGGGATGCATGATGATTATATTATCGGACATGAGCCGATGGGAATTGTTGAGGATGTGGGACCTGAAGTCACCAAGGTGAAAAAAGGCGACCGGGTGATAGTTCCTTTCAATGTAGCCTGCGGCCAGTGCTTTTTCTGCCAGCATGAAATGGAAAGCCAGTGTGATCATGCCAATGATGCGAAGGATACCGGCGGCTATCTGGGATATTCGGATACGTATGGCGGGTTTGCCGGTGGGCAGGCTGAACTGCTGCGTGTGCCCTTTGGCAATTTCGGGCCATTTGTCGTGCCGGAAGACGCCGAGGTGGAGGATGAACAACTGATGTTCCTCTCGGACATTGTACCGACAGCCTGGTGGGGTGTTGAGAACGCCGGGGTCAAACCCGGAGATACGGTTATTGTTCTGGGATGCGGACCGGTTGGATTACTGACTCAAAAGTTTGCCTGGATCAAAGGTGCATCGCGCGTAATCGCTGTGGATCATGTCCCGTACCGGCTGCAGCATGCTAAGCAGACCAACAATGTGGAAACTTTTAATTTTGAGACAACCAAGGATATCAAGACCCATTTAAAAGAAATTACTCGCGGTGGGGCGGATGTCGTCATCGACTGCGTAGGGCTGGATGCTAAGAAGACTGTGATGGAAAAAGTGGAAACCACTCTTATGCTGCAGGGCGGCTCCCTTGGCGCTTTCCGGATTGCAACCGAGGTTGTGCGCAAGTTCGGAACGATTCAGCTGGTTGGCGTGTATGGCCTGAACTATAATATGTTCCCGCTGGGCCAGCTGTTTGAGCGTAATATTACACTGAAGATGGGACAGGCACCGGTCATTCATTACATGCCGGCCCTATATCAGATGATCAAAGATGAGGTGTTTGACCCGACGGATATTATCACGCACCGGCTGCCGCTCAGCAGAGCGGAGCATGGCTACAAGGTTTTTGACGGTAAGGAAGAGGATTGCATTAAGGTTGTGCTTAAACCATAG
- a CDS encoding VanW family protein yields the protein METAKAAMKPIHRSRLRQIAGKRYFTWKRYGQWLMQRKKRAKSYLAADLQYTTADHATPLLRSLRNVDMQLQYNKITNLKLAVSRLNGLVIRPGETFSYWQSIGKPTRRKGYLDGMVLYYGGFRSGTGGGLCQLSNLIYWMTLHTPLSVTERHRHSYDVFPDEQRTQPFGSGATCAYNYLDLQLLNPTEETYQLKLWLDDTHLYGEWRCDAQPLYQYEIYEADHKINLEPWGGYIRSNRIRRKVMTCTGEVLRDEAVAENVALMMYSPLLHG from the coding sequence ATGGAGACCGCCAAAGCTGCTATGAAGCCGATTCACCGGTCCCGGTTAAGACAAATTGCAGGGAAGCGTTATTTTACCTGGAAAAGATACGGGCAATGGCTAATGCAGCGGAAAAAGAGAGCAAAGTCGTATCTTGCAGCTGACCTTCAATATACCACTGCTGATCACGCCACGCCGCTCCTGCGCAGTCTGCGAAATGTAGATATGCAGCTGCAGTATAACAAAATAACCAACCTGAAGCTTGCAGTCTCAAGGCTGAACGGACTTGTGATACGCCCCGGCGAGACCTTCTCTTATTGGCAAAGCATCGGCAAGCCGACCCGGCGAAAGGGGTACCTGGATGGAATGGTGCTCTATTACGGAGGCTTTCGTTCCGGTACGGGGGGCGGCCTATGCCAGCTGTCCAATCTGATCTATTGGATGACACTGCACACTCCGCTGAGTGTAACGGAACGGCACAGGCATAGTTATGATGTGTTTCCGGATGAGCAGCGGACCCAGCCTTTCGGCAGCGGAGCAACCTGCGCCTATAATTATCTGGACCTGCAGCTGCTGAATCCGACGGAAGAAACGTATCAGCTTAAGCTGTGGCTGGATGATACTCATTTGTATGGGGAATGGCGCTGTGACGCACAGCCACTCTATCAGTACGAAATTTACGAGGCGGATCATAAGATCAATCTGGAGCCCTGGGGCGGCTATATCCGCAGCAACCGCATCCGGCGCAAGGTAATGACATGTACCGGTGAGGTTTTGCGCGATGAAGCGGTTGCCGAGAATGTTGCCCTGATGATGTATTCTCCGCTGTTGCATGGATAG
- a CDS encoding cysteine hydrolase family protein, whose amino-acid sequence MADRSTALVIIDVQEAMFSYPDMKLHDEEGVMDRILFLLHKARSSGTPVVYIQHTEDQEYTKGTPTWEISRRIAPRAEELIVEKPTWDAFHLTPLHKELQQRGITGLVFCGMQSEFCVDSTIRRAFSLGYSSVLVEDAHSTFDNGSLSGGQIVKHHNSILGGRFAKLRKAREVEF is encoded by the coding sequence GTGGCGGACCGTTCAACCGCATTGGTTATTATTGATGTGCAAGAGGCAATGTTTTCTTATCCTGACATGAAGCTTCATGATGAAGAGGGTGTAATGGACAGAATTCTTTTCCTTCTGCATAAAGCCCGTTCATCAGGAACACCTGTGGTATATATTCAGCATACGGAGGATCAGGAATACACTAAAGGCACCCCGACCTGGGAGATCAGCAGACGTATTGCTCCGCGTGCGGAAGAGTTAATTGTGGAAAAGCCGACCTGGGACGCGTTTCACTTAACACCACTGCATAAGGAGCTTCAGCAGCGGGGGATTACCGGTCTGGTGTTCTGCGGCATGCAAAGCGAGTTCTGTGTGGATTCCACTATCCGGCGCGCGTTCAGTCTGGGGTACTCCAGTGTTTTGGTGGAGGATGCCCACAGCACCTTTGATAATGGAAGTCTTAGCGGCGGCCAGATTGTGAAGCATCACAACTCCATACTCGGAGGAAGATTTGCCAAGCTGCGCAAAGCCCGGGAGGTGGAATTCTAA
- the queE gene encoding 7-carboxy-7-deazaguanine synthase QueE: MSKLPVIEIFGPTIQGEGAVIGVKTMFVRTYGCDYRCSWCDSAFTWDGSAKDKVRMLAPEEIMNELTALAGDNFDCVTISGGNPALIGGGMGTLIQLLHERGIQAAIETQGSRWQDWFYDVDVLTVSPKPPSSGMKTDWNMLDGILDQMKEHGRAAHSLKVVVFNDEDYQYAKSIHRRYPGVPLFLQPGNEDVNEEGDISVRLLARLEWLFNLVIADPEMNKARVLPQLHALIWHNKRGK; this comes from the coding sequence GTGAGTAAGCTGCCGGTGATAGAGATCTTCGGGCCGACGATCCAGGGTGAAGGTGCGGTAATCGGCGTCAAAACGATGTTCGTCCGCACCTACGGCTGCGATTACCGCTGCAGCTGGTGTGATTCGGCTTTTACCTGGGATGGCTCGGCGAAGGATAAGGTACGGATGCTTGCACCAGAGGAAATTATGAATGAGCTGACTGCGCTGGCCGGAGACAATTTTGACTGTGTTACGATTTCGGGAGGCAACCCGGCACTGATTGGCGGGGGAATGGGCACCTTGATACAGCTGTTGCATGAACGCGGTATTCAGGCAGCTATTGAAACGCAGGGCAGCAGATGGCAGGACTGGTTCTACGATGTCGATGTGCTGACAGTCAGCCCCAAACCGCCAAGCTCCGGGATGAAGACGGACTGGAATATGCTTGACGGTATATTGGACCAGATGAAGGAGCATGGAAGAGCTGCCCACAGCTTGAAGGTGGTCGTGTTCAACGACGAGGACTACCAGTACGCCAAAAGTATTCACCGCCGCTATCCGGGGGTGCCGCTCTTCCTGCAGCCGGGCAACGAGGATGTAAATGAAGAGGGAGATATCTCGGTACGCCTGCTGGCGAGGCTGGAGTGGCTGTTCAATCTGGTCATTGCTGATCCGGAGATGAACAAAGCGCGGGTGCTCCCGCAGCTGCATGCACTCATCTGGCATAATAAACGTGGGAAATAA